Proteins from one Chrysemys picta bellii isolate R12L10 unplaced genomic scaffold, ASM1138683v2 scaf101, whole genome shotgun sequence genomic window:
- the LOC135978036 gene encoding uncharacterized protein LOC135978036, translating to MQSSPAVMAVQSVNRKRAPAWTDREVLDLIAVWGDESVLSELRSKRRNAKIYEKISKDMAERGYSRDATQCHVKIKELRQGYQKTKEANGRSGSHPQTSRFYEALHSILGAAATTTPPVTVDSEDGVVSTAGSSDMLGDVEDEEGDEEGEAVGSAHNADFPDSQDLFITLTEIPYEASPAVTPDTESGEGSATPSVTVSQPSLESHSQRLARIRRRKRRTREDMFSELMACSQAQAAQQTQWRENLTRMHQANMDREERWRQEDQQATQTLLGLLREQTDTLRRLVDVLQERRQEDRAPLQSIYNRPPLPPSPIPTSPKVQRRRGGRVPANSHSTPAESSSSRRLSFPKI from the exons atgcagagctctccagcagtgatggccgtgcagtctgtgaatagaaagagggccccagcatggactgatcgggaagtcttggatctcatcgctgtgtggggcgatgagtccgtgctttccgagctgcgatccaaaagacggaatgcaaagatctacgagaagatctctaaagacatggcagagagaggatacagccgggatgcaacgcagtgccacgtgaaaatcaaggagctgagacaaggctaccagaagaccaaagaggcaaacggacgctccggatcccatccccagacatcccgtttctatgaggcactgcattccatcctcggtgcggccgccaccactaccccaccagtgaccgtggactctgaggatggggtagtgtccacggccggttcctcggacatgttaggggacgtggaagatgaggaaggagatgaggagggcgaggcagtcggcagcgctcacaacgctgatttccccgacagccaggatctcttcatcacccttacagagatcccctacgaagcgtccccagccgttaccccggacacagaatctggtgaaggatcagcca ccccatctgtgactgtctcacaacctagcctggaatcacactcccagaggctagcgcggattaggcgtaggaagaggaggacacgggaggacatgttctctgagcttatggcctgttcccaagcccaggcagcacagcagacccagtggcgggagaacttgacccgaatgcaccaagccaacatggatcgggaggagaggtggcggcaggaagaccagcaggcgactcaaacgctgcttggactactgagggagcaaacggacacgctccggcgccttgtggatgttctgcaggaacggaggcaggaggacagagccccgctgcagtccatctataaccgccctcccctgccaccaagtcccatacccacctcacccaaagtgcaaagaaggagaggcggcagagtccctgctaactctcactccacccctgcagagagctctagtagcagaaggctctcatttcccaaaatttga